A single region of the Phycisphaerae bacterium genome encodes:
- a CDS encoding Gfo/Idh/MocA family oxidoreductase — MFFVVGLGSMGRRRVRCLLANGVPPEEILGFDRRPDRCAEAKERHGISVADQAEQMGRAEVEAVFVSVWPSFHVEYCLMAAMAGKHWFCEVPLELSSSGLDQLRRVTRDRKLVGAVGSQMIWHPASEYLARWLSEDVTGGLVGAWGTCTSYFPTWHPWEDYREFYVSDKASGGANIDMIGHEFQWL, encoded by the coding sequence ATGTTCTTTGTGGTCGGATTGGGCTCCATGGGCCGGCGGCGGGTGCGGTGTCTGTTGGCCAACGGCGTGCCGCCGGAGGAAATCCTGGGATTCGACCGTCGGCCGGACCGCTGCGCCGAGGCCAAGGAACGGCACGGGATTTCGGTGGCGGATCAGGCGGAACAGATGGGACGCGCCGAGGTCGAAGCCGTCTTCGTGAGCGTCTGGCCCAGCTTTCACGTTGAGTATTGCCTGATGGCGGCGATGGCCGGCAAGCACTGGTTCTGCGAGGTGCCGCTGGAGCTTTCGAGCTCAGGTTTGGACCAACTGCGGCGGGTGACGCGCGACAGGAAACTGGTCGGCGCGGTGGGCTCGCAGATGATCTGGCATCCGGCGTCGGAGTACCTGGCCCGCTGGCTGAGCGAGGACGTCACGGGCGGACTGGTCGGCGCGTGGGGCACGTGCACGTCGTACTTCCCGACGTGGCATCCGTGGGAGGACTACCGCGAGTTCTACGTGTCGGACAAGGCGTCGGGCGGAGCCAATATCGACATGATCGGCCACGAGTTCCAGTGGCTGG